The Brassica napus cultivar Da-Ae chromosome C7, Da-Ae, whole genome shotgun sequence genome has a segment encoding these proteins:
- the LOC106411322 gene encoding NAC domain-containing protein 35: protein MAIVSSTTSITTMSNQVDNNNEKDIEEDTHGGAHESRVQNDDEADDHDHDMVMPGFRFHPTEEELIEFYLRRKVEGKRFNVELITFLDLYRYDPWELPAMAAIGEKEWYFYVPRDRKYRNGDRPNRVTTSGYWKATGADRMIRSETSRPIGLKKTLVFYSGKAPKGTRTSWIMNEYRLPHHETEKYQKAEISLCRVYKRPGVEDHPSAPRSLSTRHHNQISSSTSSRLALRQQQQHHSSSSNHSDNNLNNNNNISHNLDRLSTEYSGDGSTTTTTNSNSDVTIALANQNIYRPMPYGASNTPIVSTTNQEDDETAIVDDLQRLVNYQISDGVNINHQYYQIAQQFHNQQLSANANALQLVAAATTAALTPQTQAALAMNMIPAGTIPNNALWDMWNPIVPDHGNKNHYTDSPFK from the exons ATGGCAATTGTATCCTCCACAACAAGCATCACCACAATGAGTAACCAAGTCGACAATAACAATGAAAAAGATATAGAGGAGGATACTCATGGAGGCGCCCACGAGAGTCGTGTTCaaaatgatgatgaagctgatgatcaTGATCATGACATGGTCATGCCTGGATTCCGATTCCATCCCACCGAAGAAGAACTTATAGAGTTTTATCTTCGCCGTAAAGTAGAAGGCAAACGCTTCAATGTTGAGCTCATCACTTTCCTCGATCTTTATCGCTACGATCCTTGGGAACTTCCAG CGATGGCGGCGATAGGAGAGAAAGAGTGGTACTTCTATGTGCCAAGAGATCGAAAGTATAGAAATGGAGATAGACCAAATCGAGTAACGACTTCGGGGTATTGGAAAGCCACCGGAGCTGATCGGATGATCAGATCGGAGACTTCTCGGCCGATCGGcttaaagaaaaccctagttttctACTCCGGTAAAGCCCCTAAAGGCACTCGTACCAGTTGGATTATGAATGAGTATCGTCTCCCTCACCATGAAACCGAGAAATACCAAAAG GCTGAGATATCATTGTGCCGAGTGTACAAGAGGCCAGGAGTAGAAGATCATCCATCCGCACCACGTTCTCTATCCACAAGACATCATAACCAAATctcatcatcaacatcatccCGATTGGCCTTAAGACAACAACAGCAACACCACTCATCTTCTTCTAATCATTCCGACAACAAccttaacaacaacaacaatatcaGCCACAATCTCGACAGGCTCTCAACCGAATATTCCGGCGACGGTAGCACCACAACCACCACAAACAGTAATTCTGACGTCACCATAGCTCTAGCCAATCAGAACATTTATCGTCCAATGCCTTATGGTGCAAGCAACACACCTATAGTCTCTACAACTAATCAAGAAGATGATGAGACCGCAATTGTTGATGATCTTCAAAGACTCGTTAACTACCAAATATCTGATGGAGTTAATATCAATCACCAATACTATCAAATCGCTCAACAGTTTCATAATCAACAACTAAGCGCAAACGCAAACGCGTTGCAATTGGTGGCGGCGGCTACTACAGCGGCGCTAACCCCTCAAACTCAGGCGGCGTTAGCCATGAACATGATCCCCGCAGGGACGATTCCAAACAATGCCTTGTGGGATATGTGGAATCCAATAGTACCTGATCATggaaacaaaaatcattatactGATTCTCCTTTCAAGTAA
- the LOC106409562 gene encoding LOW QUALITY PROTEIN: PHD finger protein ALFIN-LIKE 6 (The sequence of the model RefSeq protein was modified relative to this genomic sequence to represent the inferred CDS: substituted 1 base at 1 genomic stop codon), translating to MEGIITQHTPRTVEEVFSDFRGRRAGLIKALTFDMVKFYQTCDPEKENLCLYGLPNETWEVNLPVEEVPPELPEPALGINFARDGMQEKDWVSLVAVHSDSWLLSVAFYFGARFGFGKNESELIPXLFQMINDLPTIFEVVTGNAKQSKDHSGTNNNNSKSKPSGLKVSKMMSSPPPKEEDESEDEEEEEQGAVCGACGDSYGTDEFWICCDACEKWFHGKCVKITPAKAEHIKHHKCPSCTNKRARP from the exons ATGGAGGGGATTATTACTCAACATACACCTCGAACTGTGGAAGAGGTCTTTAGCGACTTCAGAGGTCGACGAGCTGGTCTCATTAAGGCTCTCACTTTCG atATGGTGAAGTTTTACCAAACATGCGATCCTG AGAAGGAGAACTTGTGTCTGTATGGACTTCCAAATGAGACTTGGGAGGTTAATCTCCCCGTTGAGGAAGTTCCTCCTGAGCTTCCTGAACCTGCTCTAGGCATCAATTTCGCTAGAGACGGCATGCAAGAAAAAGACTGGGTTTCTTTGGTCGCTGTTCACAGTGATTCCTGGCTGCTTTCGGTTGCCTTCTACTTTGGCGCACGTTTCGGGTTTGGCAAGAATGAGAG TGAATTGATTCCTTAACTCTTCCAGATGATAAACGATCTTCCAACCATTTTCGAGGTTGTGACAGGCAATGCAAAGCAATCCAAAGATCATTCTGgtaccaacaacaacaatagcAAAAGCAAACCTAGTGGCTTGAAG GTTTCGAAGATGATGTCATCTCCACCGcctaaagaagaagatgagagtgaagacgaggaggaggaggaacaaGGTGCGGTTTGTGGCGCTTGTGGAGACAGCTACGGTACAGATGAGTTTTGGATATGCTGCGACGCGTGTGAGAAATGGTTCCATGGAAAATGTGTGAAGATAACACCTGCTAAAGCAGAGCACATCAAGCACCACAAATGCCCCAGTTGCACTAACAAGAGAGCCAGACCTTGA
- the LOC125590266 gene encoding uncharacterized protein LOC125590266 translates to MANIEKLQFPALKVTGENYVRWVTNVKPYLVIKKISEAIKVGNKSPPEHIAEAIIFLKKHLDENLTHDYGDVEDPSVLWQALKDRFDNQKEINLPHALEEWKTLRFQDFQRVRDYNSTILRIVAQLKYCGNPVTEAEMLDKTYNTFHKEHNVLSRIYRKCGYTKFSELMVTLMLAEKNDELLIKNHNSRPTGAKAFPEVNATAVEYSGRRNHTNRGRGRRFNNKRGKPYYPKSIRSNKWVRSEQPHKGKETEEDTTKKSETVCYRCGCKGHWSRTCRTPPHLCKLYQESIKGKAKEVNLTENVEGTSYLESSDFANELD, encoded by the coding sequence atggcaaacatcgagaaactccagttcccggctctaaaagtaaccggcgaaaactatgtcagatgggtcacaaatgtgaaaccttatcttgtaataaaaaagatatctGAAGCTATaaaagtcggtaacaaatcgccacccgagcatatagccgaggcgataatcttcctgaagaagcacttagatgagaatctaactcacgactatggagacgttgaggacccatctgtactatggcaagccttgaaagacagattcgataatcaaaaggaaatcaatctccctcacgctcttgaagagtggaaaaccctgaggtttcaggatttccaaagggttagagattacaattccactatcttgaggatagttgcacaattaaaatattgtggtaaccctgtcaccgaagcagaaatgcttgacaagacatacaataccttccacaaagaacacaacgtcttatcccgaatttacagaaaatgtgggtacaccaaattttctgaattgatggtaacactcatgttggctgaaaagaacgatgagttactaatcaaaaaccataattcccgacccacgggagccaaggcatttcccgaagtgaatgctacggcggtagaatattcgggaaggagaaaccataccaatcgaggtcgtggtcggcgtttcaacaacaaacgtggaaagccttactatcctaaaagtattagatctaacaaatgggttagatctgaacaacctcataaaggcaaagaaaccgaagaggataccacaaagaaaagtgagactgtatgttacagatgtggatgtaaaggacattggtcccgtacctgtcgtactcccccacatttgtgcaagttatatcaagaatccataaaaggaaaggctaaagaggtgaacctcacggaaaacgttgaagggacctcataccttgaatcctctgatttcgcaaatgagctggactag